In the genome of Drosophila melanogaster chromosome 4, one region contains:
- the CG32006 gene encoding uncharacterized protein codes for MSYHFTSSAKQNVTLQSCKEENLLSLEEEDSDEERELTNLNWLLRNQNLTWPKTIDYNPTEILNSKRNTEPTHKSRVHDKQIKMFYSTRENTDKISHIILEANAQKSITKRPTASERFEIFVNKIKRDLTEYEKLASKYETDVTEKPPFNYSHIIGMAMLQNGRITLQQLCSWIEAKFAFFRVRKKWNNSIRHNLSLHHCFRNRKREERGKGGYWELGVDPKKCDRKRIRNRKIFHPTQNQTAKLQYEHLTEIQQAKSARKNHSRHIKKSKTSSLPETSEANIFNVVPHKKHNIADENDGQRQLQTINKDDILKKKSELDTIVSSTESFLTESQNLNCFNSHKTDTTNTPISAEKNFCTFNNFYSEMTPVLASNSNIVEDQNVSTDVSWPSHPCNITINYDYTNFQPIVDSIAEQFQCLHDSAGYDRNDDILENLLDVCVTPY; via the exons ATGTCATACCACTTTACTTCTTCGGCAAAACAGAATGTTACATTACAATCATGTAAGGAAGAGAATTTATTATCACTAGAAGAGGAGGACTCCGACGAGGAACGCGAGCTAACCAACCTTAATTGGCTTTTgagaaatcaaaatttaactTGGCCGAAAACCATTGATTACAACCCAACcgaaattttaaattcgaaAAGGAACACAGAACCAACTCACAAGTCAAGAGTCCATgataaacaaatcaaaatgttttattcTACTCGTGAAAACACAGATAAAATATCACATATAATTTTAGAGGCTAATGCGCAAAAATCTATAACAAAGAGACCAACTGCATCAGAACGCTTTGAAATTTTcgtcaataaaatcaaaag AGACTTAACAGAATATGAAAAGTTGGCTAGCAAGTATGAAACCGACGTGACCGAGAAACCGCCTTTTAATTATTCACATATAATAGGAATGGCTATGTTACAAAATGGGCGAATAACTTTACAACAATTATGTTCTTGGATAGAGGCCAagtttgcattttttagagtTCGAAAGAAATGGAAT aaTTCCATTAGGCATAACTTATCATTACACCATTGCTTTCGTAACCGAAAAAGAgaagaaaggggaaaaggtGGTTACTGGGAGCTGGGGGTCGACCCAAAAAAGTGTGACCGGAAACGAATTCGAAATAGGAAAATTTTTCATCCAACGCAAAATCAAACTGCTAAGTTACAGTATGAACACTTAACAGAAATACAACAAGCAAAATCTGCTCGAAAAAATCATTCAAGACACATTAAAAAATCGAAGACAAGTAGTCTTCCAGAAACATCTGaagcaaatatatttaatgtcGTGCCCCATAAAAAACACAATATAGCTGATGAAAATGATGGGCAACGTCAGttacaaacaataaataaagatgacattttaaaaaagaagtCTGAGCTTGACACTATTGTATCAAGTACTGAATCATTTTTAACAGAATCTCAAAACTTAAACTGTTTTAATTCGCACAAGACGGATACTACCAACACT CCCATTTCTGCAGAAAAGAATTTCTGCACATTCAATAATTTCTATTCCGAAATGACACCCGTGCTGGcttcaaattcaaatatcGTGGAAGACCAAAATGTATCAACTGATGTATCCTGGCCTAGCCATCCATGCAACATAACAATTAATTATGATTACACTAACTTTCAACCAATAGTAGATAGCATTGCTGAGCAGTTCCAATGCCTGCATGATAGCGCTGGGTATGATCGAAACGACGATATCTTAGAAAACCTTCTTGATGTTTGTGTTACGCCTTATTGA
- the CG31997 gene encoding uncharacterized protein, isoform A has protein sequence MSFHFAVLTLILTAFTVSLCAEQKITKSDAGEIRIFKRLIPADVLRDFPGMCFASTRCATVEPGKSWDLTPFCGRSTCVQNEENDAKLFELVEDCGPLPLANDKCKLDTEKTNKTASFPYCCPIFTCDPGVKLEYPEIGKDNDKKNSE, from the exons ATGAGTTTTCATTTTGCTGTACTGACCCTTATTTTAACAGCCTTCACAGTTTCTCTGTGTGCTGAACAAAAAATTACAAAGAGTGACGCAGGTGAAATACGAATTTTCAAACGTCTTATTCCTGCCGATGTTCTACGAG ATTTTCCGGGAATGTGCTTTGCTTCAACTCGATGTGCCACTGTTGAGCCTGGAAAGTCGTGGGACCTTACTCCATTCTGCGGTCGATCTACTTGTGTTCAAAATGAGGAAAATGatgcaaa GCTATTCGAACTCGTAGAAGACTGCGGCCCATTGCCACTGGCGAATGACAAATGTAAATTGGACACAGAGAAGACTAATAAAACCGCATCGTTTCCTTATTGCTGCCCCATCTTTACATGTGACCCCGGTGTTAAATTGGAATACCCCGAGATCGGAAAGGATAATGACAAAAAGAATTCTGAGTGa